In Peptostreptococcus equinus, the DNA window TATATCTATTCCCATAATGCCAGCAGTTCCAGCTGCTGCTAAATAAAATACTGCCATTAATATCTTTACAATCATTTTAAATCCTCCCAAACATAATGAATAAGATGATAAGTATCCTAACATACATATTCTGTTAGGATAACCTATCAAATTTCAAGACTTATTATAAGTCCTATTTTAAAATAAAACCGTGCTTAACTGGGTCAGTCTCATCTATAACGAAATGATTGAATCCAGTAATATACGCTGATCCTGAAATCTGAGGAATTATAGCGTCAAACTCTCCAACTTTAGCTTTTCCTACGATTTCACCTTCAAATATTGTTCCTAAGATTGATTCATAGTAGAATTTATCTCCTTCTTTGAATTCACCCTTAGCGTGTAAAGTAGCTAATTTAGCACTTGTTCCAGTTCCACATGGAGATCTATCAACCTGTCCCTGACCAAATACAACACAGTTCTTTAACGTAGCACCTGGAGTATCAGTTTCAGACCACCATTCAATTAGGTCAACTGTCTTAATATGAGCTAATTCTGGATGCTGAATTTCTATTTCATTGTTTATTATATCTCTTAACTGCATACCAACTGAATTTAATATAGCAGCATTTTCAGGTTTAATTTCTACACCAATCTGGTCAACCTTTACGATTGCAAAGAAACTACCACCGAAAGATATATCAAATTTGATTTTACCATATCCTGGTAATTCAACTTCCTGATCTTTTTTGTATAGGAATGAAGGTACATTCTTGAAAGAAACTTTTTTAGCTTTTCCTTCTTCAACCTGAACTTCTCCTCTGATTATACCAGCTGGAGCTTCCTGAACGACCTTAGTAATAGGTTCCTTAACTTCAACCATTCCTGTTTCAACAGCAACAGTCATTGCGCCTATTGTTCCGTGTCCACACATATTAAGGTATCCACCACCGTCCATGAAAATAATTCCAAAGTCAGCTTCTGGATTTGTAGGTTGCGTAATGATTGAACCAAACATATCATTATGTCCTCTTGGTTCTAACATTATTGCAGTTCTAAGATAATCAAGATTATCTTCTAACCACTGTTTTTTCTCAGGCATATTTGCACCGATGATATTTGGAATACCACCGACAACTATTCTTGTTGCTTCACCCGCTGTGTGAGAATCAACTGCATGAATACTTCTACTAAATTTCATAATACAACCTCCTTAAAGATATTATTATTTTTTTAACTAATATAGTTAAAATTTTTTATTTTAATATTTAGATGTTTTTAAAAATGCAAATATGTTAGCATTAAAAAACAATAAAATTATTCATAAATTACCATTATTTAACTTTACGCATCTTCATTTTCAAAAATACCAGAGCCTTTCTTGCATCTACTTCATTGACATTGTTCTCCCCAACGACTTCTGTCTCGATACCTTCCTTGCTCTTATTTATATCAATAATTGTGTCCATATACTTGTTTGTAACAACAAACTTAGCTTGTGTTCCGTTAAAAGTAACACCTACAGCTGGTATATTTCTTTTTCCAATTTCTTCAAATGTATTTGCGTAATCAACATGTGAATTACCCCATCCATCTGCACTTAGAATTACACCATCAGCTCTCATTGCTTCACACCATGCTGCAGCTCTCTGGCCTACTAAATTTTTATATTTATTATCGTCAGGCGTTCCAACAACGATTATTCCAGCAAAGTCAATATCAGTATCTTCACCGAGTATTTTTACTAATGGATCCCTAAACATATGTAATGAAGTCTCTTTTGTAGAAGGACCTATTCCCATAAATAAACACCTCCTAAACCATTGCTCTTAAGATTCCATCCCTATATTCATTAGGGGATAGTATCATAGGCATATTACACATATCAATAATTGAAGTTCCACCTTCATAACCACTTGGTTCTTCAGGGAAAAGCAAGTTATCATACATTGCACCTTGTCCAGCTATCTGTTTTACAAGTACTACTTTTTTCTTGCCTGGGCATATCTTATCTAAATATTCATATGAACCATAGGATTGTCTTCCATCAATAGTCTTTAATAGTTTTCTAACTTCTTGAATGAATTTATCACATGTGTCGAAACAAGCATTAGGTAAACTTCTATCAAAAGGTAAACCGCCTTTAACAGTAATATCCATGTGAATTATTATATCATTTACATCAGGTGTACCACATCTCCCAAGAACTAATTGTTCTTTTAGGTTACCTTCAGATGATCCAAATTCATGCATTTGACGTCCATCCTCATCTACTCCGGTTAACATAACATAAGTACCTGTAATAGTATGCGTAATTCCTTCACCCATACCACCTAAAACTTTTGCCGATATTGGTATTATATCCATAATAGTATTGATTTCCCTATCATAGTCACCAGGCTTTATTATTTCTAATTTTATATCAGTTATTAAATCGTTTGCATCTTTTAATTCTTGGATTTTATCTTTACAAATTTCAAGAACTTCACCTTTAATAGCAAATCTATCTTCAAATTTGACCTCACTAATGGCAAAAGGTTTAATTACAAGTTTTCTTAGTATCTTTTCTTCCATATAATTACCATCCCTTTTTTAAAAGTATAGCCACATCCTCAAATGAGGATGTGGATACTTATTTATAACAAACAAATTAACAAAGTGATTTATTTGAATATATATCTATCAAAAATTATATAGATGCATGATATTCAAATGGTAGTGGTACTATCTTTCCAGCAGATGGAATAGCAATTAACTGCTCTAAAGTAGCCTTTAATATTCCTGTCTGCATTTCCACATTATGTGGTTCTCCAGCGTTAGCACCCATAGGTACTAGTGGAGCAACTGCTCTTGGAGTACCATTTTGTCTAACTACTGGTGGAAGAGCTGCTATTATTATTGTTGGAATACCAGCTTCTTCTATTGCTCTCTGCACGATCACGGCAGTTCTATGACAAGTACCTCAGCCTGCTGTCATAACAACGCCATCTACACCTTCTTCTTTTAGTTTGGCAGCTATAGCAGGACCTGTTTCATTAGTGAAAACTTCCTGGTTTCCTCCACCACCCATAAAAGCATAGTGCATTGGTGCAACGCCCTTTATGAAACCTTCCTTAGCAAGTTCATGCAATCTTTCGATTGGGAACATGCAGTTTACGTCTCTGTTTACATCTGAGTTATCATATCCACCATGTGATACCATTAAATCAGCTGGAGTTGCTGTATCAGGTACTGCTCTATATCCTGTATCCCCTGCTAGATTAAATCTTTCATCTGATTTCATATGTACACCGGCAGCAGTTGCTAGTGCTATTACCATTTCATTCAATGGCTTTGTTACAGGAGCCCAAACTGGAGGTGGTGTGATTGGCACATAAATCTCAGATTGAAGTCCTTGTACTGTAGTTAACTTCTGACTCATTGTATTTCTCCCTTCAATTTATTTTAGAGCTCTGACTCGATATTTTTAATCTTTGCTTGTAAATCTTCAAGTATTTGAGATTTTTCTTTTATAAGCTTTTCAATTCTTGTCAAGTTCTCTTCTTTTTTTATAGCTTCAATTTTTTTCTGACCCTCTAATTTTCTTAGATATTCCTCGTTAG includes these proteins:
- a CDS encoding proline racemase, producing the protein MKFSRSIHAVDSHTAGEATRIVVGGIPNIIGANMPEKKQWLEDNLDYLRTAIMLEPRGHNDMFGSIITQPTNPEADFGIIFMDGGGYLNMCGHGTIGAMTVAVETGMVEVKEPITKVVQEAPAGIIRGEVQVEEGKAKKVSFKNVPSFLYKKDQEVELPGYGKIKFDISFGGSFFAIVKVDQIGVEIKPENAAILNSVGMQLRDIINNEIEIQHPELAHIKTVDLIEWWSETDTPGATLKNCVVFGQGQVDRSPCGTGTSAKLATLHAKGEFKEGDKFYYESILGTIFEGEIVGKAKVGEFDAIIPQISGSAYITGFNHFVIDETDPVKHGFILK
- a CDS encoding glycine/sarcosine/betaine reductase component B subunit translates to MGIGPSTKETSLHMFRDPLVKILGEDTDIDFAGIIVVGTPDDNKYKNLVGQRAAAWCEAMRADGVILSADGWGNSHVDYANTFEEIGKRNIPAVGVTFNGTQAKFVVTNKYMDTIIDINKSKEGIETEVVGENNVNEVDARKALVFLKMKMRKVK
- the prdD gene encoding proline reductase cluster protein PrdD, whose amino-acid sequence is MEEKILRKLVIKPFAISEVKFEDRFAIKGEVLEICKDKIQELKDANDLITDIKLEIIKPGDYDREINTIMDIIPISAKVLGGMGEGITHTITGTYVMLTGVDEDGRQMHEFGSSEGNLKEQLVLGRCGTPDVNDIIIHMDITVKGGLPFDRSLPNACFDTCDKFIQEVRKLLKTIDGRQSYGSYEYLDKICPGKKKVVLVKQIAGQGAMYDNLLFPEEPSGYEGGTSIIDMCNMPMILSPNEYRDGILRAMV
- the prdB gene encoding D-proline reductase (dithiol) protein PrdB, which translates into the protein MSQKLTTVQGLQSEIYVPITPPPVWAPVTKPLNEMVIALATAAGVHMKSDERFNLAGDTGYRAVPDTATPADLMVSHGGYDNSDVNRDVNCMFPIERLHELAKEGFIKGVAPMHYAFMGGGGNQEVFTNETGPAIAAKLKEEGVDGVVMTAGUGTCHRTAVIVQRAIEEAGIPTIIIAALPPVVRQNGTPRAVAPLVPMGANAGEPHNVEMQTGILKATLEQLIAIPSAGKIVPLPFEYHASI